A single Pseudochaenichthys georgianus chromosome 10, fPseGeo1.2, whole genome shotgun sequence DNA region contains:
- the ints6l gene encoding integrator complex subunit 6 isoform X2 → MCELKNLQASGLTTLGHALRTAFDLLNLNRLVSGIDNYGQGRNPFFLEPSVIITITDGNKLTHSSGVPDELHLPLNSPLAGSELTKEPFRWDQRLFALVLRLPGASTPDTEQLGSVPTDESAITQMCEVTGGRSYCVRTQRMLNQCLESLVQKVQSGVVINFEKTGPDPPLIGEENSAEPSRPVSSFSAQPWHSCHKLIYVRPNPKTGVPVGHWPIPESFWPDQNSPNLPPRSAHPVVRFSCVDCEPMVIDKLPFDKYELEPSPLTQFILERKSPHMCWQVFVSSSGKPSEMGQPFGYLKASTTLTCVNLFVMPFNYPVLLPLLDDLFKVHKLKPNLKWRQSFEMYLKTMPPYFLLPLKKALRMMGAPNLIADTMDCGLSYSVISYLKKLSQQAKMESDRLIVSVGKKAPQETGIKVKNHSTTLSLAHQRDFQQLLQGITGEGPLRLADMNFKEFAGFQIALLNKDLKPQAYRNAYDIPRRNLLDQLTRMRSNLLRTSQKLIRGQDEDYLHSIPVAQMGNYQEYLKMMPSPLREIDPDQPKRLHTFGNPFKQDKKGMMIDEADEFVAGPQSKKRGNSNDSNSSTTMKRRRSMSPLLRRPQTPPVNNNHVPAGKSPAAVQGQQNLIKPIPLHKGEDDNSMLVAESNGDGEPESGGIWPVEVDAEAETPSSPLSLEEKTEPGAADETEDVDMMEDRLEDRLEDRLKDRLEDRLEGRLEDRLEGRLEDRLEGRLEGRLEGRLEDRLEGRLEDRLEDRLEEDSLDEEVERLNCDRLSPQSQMEDPEEDPEADPETLEPIFIAPLDGSQAELKSQIIKEVRKPGRNHESILGLLQQVKGPVDVQKYFIQHAIREAVRFKKRVLIQQLETSLAELGQKQAPPPELPNDNAIETSLSTGHQEDRLRNWGFSWVGVDRNLSHSTCAESNGSTEDEERLKV, encoded by the exons ATGTGCGAGCTGAAGAACCTGCAGGCGTCCGGCCTCACCACGTTAGGGCACGCCCTCCGCACAGCCTTCGACCTGCTCAACCTCAACCGCCTCGTCTCAGGCATCGACAACTACGGACAG GGCCGTAACCCCTTCTTCCTCGAGCCATCTGTGATCATCACCATCACTGATGGGAACAAGCTTACACACAGCTCTGGGGTGCCAGACGAG CTGCACCTGCCTCTGAACTCTCCGCTGGCGGGCAGCGAGCTGACCAAGGAGCCCTTCCGCTGGGACCAGCGTCTGTTTGCGTTGGTGCTGCGGCTGCCAGGAGCGTCCACACCGGACACGGAGCAGCTCGGCAGCGTCCCCACAGACGAGTCCGCCATCACCCAGATGTGTGAAGTCACCGGAG GGCGGTCGTACTGTGTGCGGACTCAGAGGATGTTGAACCAGTGTCTGGAGTCTCTGGTCCAAAAGGTTCAAAGTGGTGTCGTCATTAACTTTGAGAAGACAGGGCCGGATCCGCCTCTCATTGGTGAAG AGAACTCCGCAGAGCCAAGTCGTCCCGTGTCTTCCTTCAGCGCTCAGCCGTGGCACAGCTGCCACAAACTCATCTACGTGAGACCAAACCCCAAGACGGGGGTCCCGGTCGGGCACTGGCCCATCCCAGAGTCCTTCTGGCCCGACCAGAACTCTCCCAACCTG CCCCCCCGCTCTGCCCATCCTGTGGTGCggttctcctgtgtggactgcgAGCCCATGGTGATCGACAAGCTTCCCTTTGACAAGTACGAGCTGGAGCCCTCCCCCCTCACCCAGTTCATCCTGGAGAGGAAGTCTCCTCACATGTGCTGGCAG GTGTTTGTTAGCAGCAGCGGGAAGCCCAGTGAGATGGGACAGCCTTTCGGCTACCTCAAAGCCAGCACCACTCTCACCTGTGTGAACCTGTTCGTCATGCCGTTCAACTACCCCGTGCTGCTCCCCCTGCTCG ATGATTTATTCAAAGTGCACAAACTAAAACCAAACCTGAAGTGGAGACAGTCGTTCGAGATGTACCTGAAAACAATGCCTCCATACTTCCTCTTG CCCTTAAAGAAGGCGCTGAGGATGATGGGTGCCCCTAATCTCATTGCAGACACTATGGACTGCGGCCTGAGTTACAGTGTCATCTCTTACCTGAAGAAGCTCAGCCAGCAG GCAAAGATGGAATCAGATCGTCTCATCGTGTCTGTGGGGAAGAAGGCTCCCCAGGAAACGGGCATCAAGGTGAAGAACCACTCCACTACGCTCTCTCTGGCCCACCAGCGGGACTTCCAGCAGCTGCTGCAGGGCATCACCGGGGAGGGCCCGCTGCGCCTGGCCGACATGAACTTCAAAGAGTTCGCTGGCTTCCAGATCGCCCTGCTCAACAAG GATCTCAAACCTCAAGCTTATCGAAATGCGTACGACATCCCGAGGCGGAATCTTCTGGATCAACTCACGAGGATGCGCTCCAACTTGCTGCGGACGTCGCAAAAACTGATCCGAGGGCAAGACGAAG ACTATCTGCACAGTATCCCGGTGGCTCAGATGGGAAACTATCAGGAATATCTCAAAATGATGCCGTCTCCTCTGAGAGAGATCGACCCCGACCAACCTAAGCGCCTGCACACATTCGGGAATCCTTTCAAGCAGGACAAGAAG GGGATGATGATCGACGAGGCAGATGAGTTTGTTGCGGGCCCTCAAAGCAAGAAAAGAGGAAATTCCAACGATTCCAACTCGAGTACGACGatgaagaggaggcggagcatgTCCCCGTTACTGCGGCGACCGCAAACTCCACCAGTGAACAACAACCACGTGCCGGCAGGGAAGAGTCCTGCTGCTGTTCAAGGGCAGCAGAACCTCATAAAACCCATCCCACTGCACAAAG GAGAGGATGACAACAGCATGTTGGTCGCTGAGAGTAACGGTGACGGGGAGCCAGAGTCGGGGGGGATCTGGCCCGTCGAGGTGGACGCTGAAGCTGAGACCCCTTCGTCTCCACTGAGCCTCGAGGAGAAGACGGAGCCGGGGGCAGCAGACGAGACGGAGGACGTAGACATGATGGAGGATAGACTAGAGGACAGACTAGAGGACAGACTAAAGGACAGACTAGAGGACAGACTAGAGGGCAGACTAGAGGACAGACTAGAGGGCAGACTAGAGGACAGACTAGAGGGCAGACTAGAGGGCAGACTAGAGGGCAGACTAGAAGACAGACTAGAGGGCAGACTAGAGGACAGACTAGAGGACAGACTAGAGGAAGACAGTCTAGATGAGGAGGTGGAGAGACTCAACTGTGACCGACTGAGCCCCCAGAGCCAGATGGAGGACCCTGAAGAGGACCCTGAAGCGGACCCCGAGACGCTGGAGCCCATCTTCATCGCCCCGCTGGACGGCAGCCAGGCGGAGCTGAAGAGTCAGATCATCAAGGAGGTCCGCAAACCTGGGAGAA ACCATGAATCAATACTCGGTCTACTGCAGCAGGTGAAAGGACCAGTGGATGTTCAGAAGTACTTCATCCAACACGCTATCAGAGAGGCCGTCAG GTTTAAGAAGCGGGTTCTGATCCAGCAGCTGGAGACGTCCCTCGCTGAGCTGGGACAGAAGCAAGCGCCCCCCCCAGAGCTTCCCAATGACAATG CAATAGAGACGTCCCTGTCGACTGGGCATCAAGAAGACAGATTGAGGAACTGGGGGTTCAGCTGGGTGGGGGTTGATAGGAATCTCTCCCACTCTACATGTGCTGAGAGTAATGGATCCACTGAGGATGAGGAGAGACTTAAAGTGTAA
- the pabir2 gene encoding protein FAM122B isoform X1, with the protein MNWWRATVASKMNNSGVLAQEKMELDLEITSSLAQTEGHLRRSNSAPMINVLSDNSQVFQREVLRSRRNSTTVVNRPNMVPSSPIRVPSTRLHQIKQEEGIDVMNRETAHEREVQAAMQISQSWEESLSLSDNDLEKSASSSPKRVDFVPVSPAPSPTRGIGKKQCFSPSLQILVSSNGLTPSPVPSPTRRFSRRSQSPINCIRASILGPMKRKGEMETESQPKRLFQGTTTMLSSEVSNLSELSSCHCPDMLDGSLSSVGSSSDSPGKMEGVSPSSSSNSPFASLQDLSPK; encoded by the exons ATGAATTGGTGGCGGGCAACGGTAGCTAGCAAAATGAACAATTCAGGAGTCCTGGCACAAGAGAAGATGGAGCTGGATCTGGAAATCACATCGTCGTTAGCTCAGACCGAGGGGCACTTGAGACGATCCAACAGTGCACCCATGATAAATGTCTTAAG TGATAACTCCCAAGTGTTCCAGAGAGAGGTCCTGCGCAGCCGGAGAAATAGCACTACAGTGGTCAACAGGCCCAACATg GTCCCTTCATCGCCTATTCGGGTCCCCAGCACCAGACTTCACCAGATAAAACAA GAGGAAGGCATAGATGTGATGAACAGAGAAACTGCACATGAGCG GGAGGTTCAAGCCGCCATGCAAATCAGCCAATCCTGGGAAGAAAGCCTCAGTCTG AGTGACAACGATTTGGAGAAGTCAGCGTCTTCGTCTCCTAAGCGCGTCGACTTTGTGCCTGTGTCCCCCGCTCCGTCCCCGACCAGAGGGATAGGAAAGAAG CAGTGTTTCTCTCCTTCACTACAAATCCTTGTGAGCAGCAATGGCTTGACGCCCAGCCCCGTACCGAGCCCAACGCGACGCTTCAG TCGACGGAGTCAAAGTCCGATCAACTGCATCAGAGCCAGCATACTTGGACCAATGAAACGCAAAGGTGAG ATGGAGACGGAGAGTCAGCCTAAGAGGCTCTTCCAGGGCACCACCACCATGCTGTCCTCAGAGGTCTCCAACCTGTCCGAGCTCAGCTCCTG TCACTGTCCCGACATGCTGGACGGCAGCCTGAGCAGCGTGGGCTCCTCCTCAGACTCCCCGGGCAAAATGGAGGGAGTGTCGCCCTCCTCGTCCAGCAACTCGCCGTTCGCTTCCCTCCAGGATTTGTCGCCAAAGTGA
- the pabir2 gene encoding protein FAM122B isoform X2, whose protein sequence is MVPSSPIRVPSTRLHQIKQEEGIDVMNRETAHEREVQAAMQISQSWEESLSLSDNDLEKSASSSPKRVDFVPVSPAPSPTRGIGKKQCFSPSLQILVSSNGLTPSPVPSPTRRFSRRSQSPINCIRASILGPMKRKGEMETESQPKRLFQGTTTMLSSEVSNLSELSSCHCPDMLDGSLSSVGSSSDSPGKMEGVSPSSSSNSPFASLQDLSPK, encoded by the exons ATg GTCCCTTCATCGCCTATTCGGGTCCCCAGCACCAGACTTCACCAGATAAAACAA GAGGAAGGCATAGATGTGATGAACAGAGAAACTGCACATGAGCG GGAGGTTCAAGCCGCCATGCAAATCAGCCAATCCTGGGAAGAAAGCCTCAGTCTG AGTGACAACGATTTGGAGAAGTCAGCGTCTTCGTCTCCTAAGCGCGTCGACTTTGTGCCTGTGTCCCCCGCTCCGTCCCCGACCAGAGGGATAGGAAAGAAG CAGTGTTTCTCTCCTTCACTACAAATCCTTGTGAGCAGCAATGGCTTGACGCCCAGCCCCGTACCGAGCCCAACGCGACGCTTCAG TCGACGGAGTCAAAGTCCGATCAACTGCATCAGAGCCAGCATACTTGGACCAATGAAACGCAAAGGTGAG ATGGAGACGGAGAGTCAGCCTAAGAGGCTCTTCCAGGGCACCACCACCATGCTGTCCTCAGAGGTCTCCAACCTGTCCGAGCTCAGCTCCTG TCACTGTCCCGACATGCTGGACGGCAGCCTGAGCAGCGTGGGCTCCTCCTCAGACTCCCCGGGCAAAATGGAGGGAGTGTCGCCCTCCTCGTCCAGCAACTCGCCGTTCGCTTCCCTCCAGGATTTGTCGCCAAAGTGA
- the mospd1 gene encoding motile sperm domain-containing protein 1, translated as MQQQHRQPELVEGSLPVFVFPTELIFYADDQTSHKQVLTLYNPYEFALKFKVLCTAPNKYTVVDSTGAVRPQCCVDIVIRHRDVRPCHYGVYDKFRLQVSEQSQRKALGRKEVTATLRASASQEPPSPRPQDDERRIKELADSEFFEQTVLHTESRPAAGGPSLLTVLLGLVCMVALMLPTLGEQESTVPLYLHLSVNKKLVAAYVLGLLTMVILRT; from the exons ATGCAGCAGCAGCACCGACAGCCTGAGCTGGTGGAAGGAAGCCTTCCCGTGTTCGTGTTCCCCACTGAGCTCATCTTCTACGCAGATGACCAGACGTCTCACAAGCAGGTGCTCACCCTCTACAACCCCTATGAGTTTGCGCTCAAATTTAAAG TGCTGTGCACAGCGCCAAACAAATACACTGTGGTGGATTCCACCGGAGCTGTCAGGCCACAGTGTTGTGTGGACAT AGTAATCCGACACAGAGATGTGCGTCCATGCCATTACGGCGTGTACGACAAGTTCCGGCTGCAGGTGTCGGAGCAGAGTCAGCGGAAAGCCCTGGGTCGCAAAGAGGTGACGGCCACGCTGCGTGCCTCCGCCTCTCAGGAGCCGCCCAGCCCCCGGCCCCAAGATGACGAACGCAGGATCAAAGAACTGGCAGACAGCGAGTTCTTTGAACAGACTGTTTTACATACAG AGAGCCGTCCTGCTGCTGGAGGCCCCAGTCTGCTGACGGTGCTGCTGGGGCTGGTGTGTATGGTCGCCCTGATGCTCCCCACCCTGGGGGAGCAAGAATCTACTGTGCCTCTCTACCTCCACTTAAGTGTTAACAAGAAACTTGTAGCTGCTTACGTTCTCG GTCTTCTTACGATGGTCATCCTTCGCACATGA
- the ints6l gene encoding integrator complex subunit 6 isoform X1 produces MPILLFLLDTSASMNQRTYLGTTYLDVAKGAVEVFMKLRARDPASRGDRYMLVTFDDPPYGVKAGWKENHSTFMCELKNLQASGLTTLGHALRTAFDLLNLNRLVSGIDNYGQGRNPFFLEPSVIITITDGNKLTHSSGVPDELHLPLNSPLAGSELTKEPFRWDQRLFALVLRLPGASTPDTEQLGSVPTDESAITQMCEVTGGRSYCVRTQRMLNQCLESLVQKVQSGVVINFEKTGPDPPLIGEENSAEPSRPVSSFSAQPWHSCHKLIYVRPNPKTGVPVGHWPIPESFWPDQNSPNLPPRSAHPVVRFSCVDCEPMVIDKLPFDKYELEPSPLTQFILERKSPHMCWQVFVSSSGKPSEMGQPFGYLKASTTLTCVNLFVMPFNYPVLLPLLDDLFKVHKLKPNLKWRQSFEMYLKTMPPYFLLPLKKALRMMGAPNLIADTMDCGLSYSVISYLKKLSQQAKMESDRLIVSVGKKAPQETGIKVKNHSTTLSLAHQRDFQQLLQGITGEGPLRLADMNFKEFAGFQIALLNKDLKPQAYRNAYDIPRRNLLDQLTRMRSNLLRTSQKLIRGQDEDYLHSIPVAQMGNYQEYLKMMPSPLREIDPDQPKRLHTFGNPFKQDKKGMMIDEADEFVAGPQSKKRGNSNDSNSSTTMKRRRSMSPLLRRPQTPPVNNNHVPAGKSPAAVQGQQNLIKPIPLHKGEDDNSMLVAESNGDGEPESGGIWPVEVDAEAETPSSPLSLEEKTEPGAADETEDVDMMEDRLEDRLEDRLKDRLEDRLEGRLEDRLEGRLEDRLEGRLEGRLEGRLEDRLEGRLEDRLEDRLEEDSLDEEVERLNCDRLSPQSQMEDPEEDPEADPETLEPIFIAPLDGSQAELKSQIIKEVRKPGRNHESILGLLQQVKGPVDVQKYFIQHAIREAVRFKKRVLIQQLETSLAELGQKQAPPPELPNDNAIETSLSTGHQEDRLRNWGFSWVGVDRNLSHSTCAESNGSTEDEERLKV; encoded by the exons atgcctattttactCTTCCTGTTAGACACGTCCGCTTCTATGAATCAGCGCACTTATTTGGGTACGACGTATCTGGACGTTGCTAAAGGCGCGGTTGAGGTCTTTATGAAG CTGCGTGCCCGAGACCCGGCTAGTAGAGGCGACAGGTACATGCTAGTTACATTCGATGATCCACCATATGGAGTGAAG gcggGCTGGAAGGAGAACCACTCCACCTTCATGTGCGAGCTGAAGAACCTGCAGGCGTCCGGCCTCACCACGTTAGGGCACGCCCTCCGCACAGCCTTCGACCTGCTCAACCTCAACCGCCTCGTCTCAGGCATCGACAACTACGGACAG GGCCGTAACCCCTTCTTCCTCGAGCCATCTGTGATCATCACCATCACTGATGGGAACAAGCTTACACACAGCTCTGGGGTGCCAGACGAG CTGCACCTGCCTCTGAACTCTCCGCTGGCGGGCAGCGAGCTGACCAAGGAGCCCTTCCGCTGGGACCAGCGTCTGTTTGCGTTGGTGCTGCGGCTGCCAGGAGCGTCCACACCGGACACGGAGCAGCTCGGCAGCGTCCCCACAGACGAGTCCGCCATCACCCAGATGTGTGAAGTCACCGGAG GGCGGTCGTACTGTGTGCGGACTCAGAGGATGTTGAACCAGTGTCTGGAGTCTCTGGTCCAAAAGGTTCAAAGTGGTGTCGTCATTAACTTTGAGAAGACAGGGCCGGATCCGCCTCTCATTGGTGAAG AGAACTCCGCAGAGCCAAGTCGTCCCGTGTCTTCCTTCAGCGCTCAGCCGTGGCACAGCTGCCACAAACTCATCTACGTGAGACCAAACCCCAAGACGGGGGTCCCGGTCGGGCACTGGCCCATCCCAGAGTCCTTCTGGCCCGACCAGAACTCTCCCAACCTG CCCCCCCGCTCTGCCCATCCTGTGGTGCggttctcctgtgtggactgcgAGCCCATGGTGATCGACAAGCTTCCCTTTGACAAGTACGAGCTGGAGCCCTCCCCCCTCACCCAGTTCATCCTGGAGAGGAAGTCTCCTCACATGTGCTGGCAG GTGTTTGTTAGCAGCAGCGGGAAGCCCAGTGAGATGGGACAGCCTTTCGGCTACCTCAAAGCCAGCACCACTCTCACCTGTGTGAACCTGTTCGTCATGCCGTTCAACTACCCCGTGCTGCTCCCCCTGCTCG ATGATTTATTCAAAGTGCACAAACTAAAACCAAACCTGAAGTGGAGACAGTCGTTCGAGATGTACCTGAAAACAATGCCTCCATACTTCCTCTTG CCCTTAAAGAAGGCGCTGAGGATGATGGGTGCCCCTAATCTCATTGCAGACACTATGGACTGCGGCCTGAGTTACAGTGTCATCTCTTACCTGAAGAAGCTCAGCCAGCAG GCAAAGATGGAATCAGATCGTCTCATCGTGTCTGTGGGGAAGAAGGCTCCCCAGGAAACGGGCATCAAGGTGAAGAACCACTCCACTACGCTCTCTCTGGCCCACCAGCGGGACTTCCAGCAGCTGCTGCAGGGCATCACCGGGGAGGGCCCGCTGCGCCTGGCCGACATGAACTTCAAAGAGTTCGCTGGCTTCCAGATCGCCCTGCTCAACAAG GATCTCAAACCTCAAGCTTATCGAAATGCGTACGACATCCCGAGGCGGAATCTTCTGGATCAACTCACGAGGATGCGCTCCAACTTGCTGCGGACGTCGCAAAAACTGATCCGAGGGCAAGACGAAG ACTATCTGCACAGTATCCCGGTGGCTCAGATGGGAAACTATCAGGAATATCTCAAAATGATGCCGTCTCCTCTGAGAGAGATCGACCCCGACCAACCTAAGCGCCTGCACACATTCGGGAATCCTTTCAAGCAGGACAAGAAG GGGATGATGATCGACGAGGCAGATGAGTTTGTTGCGGGCCCTCAAAGCAAGAAAAGAGGAAATTCCAACGATTCCAACTCGAGTACGACGatgaagaggaggcggagcatgTCCCCGTTACTGCGGCGACCGCAAACTCCACCAGTGAACAACAACCACGTGCCGGCAGGGAAGAGTCCTGCTGCTGTTCAAGGGCAGCAGAACCTCATAAAACCCATCCCACTGCACAAAG GAGAGGATGACAACAGCATGTTGGTCGCTGAGAGTAACGGTGACGGGGAGCCAGAGTCGGGGGGGATCTGGCCCGTCGAGGTGGACGCTGAAGCTGAGACCCCTTCGTCTCCACTGAGCCTCGAGGAGAAGACGGAGCCGGGGGCAGCAGACGAGACGGAGGACGTAGACATGATGGAGGATAGACTAGAGGACAGACTAGAGGACAGACTAAAGGACAGACTAGAGGACAGACTAGAGGGCAGACTAGAGGACAGACTAGAGGGCAGACTAGAGGACAGACTAGAGGGCAGACTAGAGGGCAGACTAGAGGGCAGACTAGAAGACAGACTAGAGGGCAGACTAGAGGACAGACTAGAGGACAGACTAGAGGAAGACAGTCTAGATGAGGAGGTGGAGAGACTCAACTGTGACCGACTGAGCCCCCAGAGCCAGATGGAGGACCCTGAAGAGGACCCTGAAGCGGACCCCGAGACGCTGGAGCCCATCTTCATCGCCCCGCTGGACGGCAGCCAGGCGGAGCTGAAGAGTCAGATCATCAAGGAGGTCCGCAAACCTGGGAGAA ACCATGAATCAATACTCGGTCTACTGCAGCAGGTGAAAGGACCAGTGGATGTTCAGAAGTACTTCATCCAACACGCTATCAGAGAGGCCGTCAG GTTTAAGAAGCGGGTTCTGATCCAGCAGCTGGAGACGTCCCTCGCTGAGCTGGGACAGAAGCAAGCGCCCCCCCCAGAGCTTCCCAATGACAATG CAATAGAGACGTCCCTGTCGACTGGGCATCAAGAAGACAGATTGAGGAACTGGGGGTTCAGCTGGGTGGGGGTTGATAGGAATCTCTCCCACTCTACATGTGCTGAGAGTAATGGATCCACTGAGGATGAGGAGAGACTTAAAGTGTAA
- the hprt1 gene encoding hypoxanthine-guanine phosphoribosyltransferase, with protein MATSSPCVVISDDEQGYDLDLFCIPKHYAEDLDRVYIPHGLILDRTERLAREIMKEMGGHHIVALCVLKGGYKFFADLLDYIKALNRNSDRSIPMTVDFIRLKSYCNDQSTGEIKVIGGDDLSSLTGKNVLIVEDIIDTGKTMKTLLELLKQYKPKMVKVASLLVKRTPRSIGYRPDFVGFEVPDKFVVGYALDYNEYFRDLNHICVISESGKEKYKA; from the exons ATGGCGACATCCAGCCCCTGTGTTGTG ATCAGCGATGATGAGCAGGGGTATGACCTGGACTTGTTCTGCATACCAAAGCATTACGCCGAAGACCTGGACAGGGTCTACATCCCCCATGGACTCATTTTGGACAG GACAGAGAGACTGGCCAGAGAGATTATGAAGGAGATGGGGGGGCACCACATTGTGGCCCTCTGTGTGCTCAAAGGTGGTTACAAATTCTTTGCAGACCTGCTGGACTACATCAAGGCACTGAACAGGAACAGTGACCGCTCCATCCCAATGACAGTGGACTTCATTCGCCTCAAGAGCTACTGT AATGACCAGTCGACAGGTGAAATCAAAGTCATCGGTGGAGATGACCTGTCTTCACTGACAGGCAAG AACGTCTTGATTGTGGAG GACATTATCGACACAGGGAAGACAATGAAGACGTTATTGGAACTCCTCAAACAGTACAAACCAAAAATGGTTAAAGTAGCAAG TTTGTTGGTGAAGAGAACACCAAGAAGTATTGGCTACCGACCGGACT TTGTAGGATTCGAGGTGCCTGACAAATTCGTGGTTGGATACGCACTAGACTACAACGAGTACTTTAGAGATCTAAAT CATATCTGCGTCATTAGTGAATCAGGGAAGGAGAAGTACAAGGCATGA